A single genomic interval of Gemmatimonadota bacterium harbors:
- a CDS encoding NTP transferase domain-containing protein, with amino-acid sequence MSSATSALIIAGGAGARLQTVTGPVPKPLLKLCGVPLIKRIILTAGRAGITRFVIVTGYEADRFHETLSHDSGLDGCRIEWVHNERWHMPNGVSVLAARSLLAEPFVLLMADHLFEQRTLERLLEEPVAEGECLLAVDRKIETVYDLDDATKVEVREDRVVRIDKELREYNAVDTGMFHCTPALFDALEAVDGPGGCALSDGIRALAGEGRMRAFDIGEGFWQDVDTPEMLAHGEKALIRRLVKPTDGWVARYVNRPVSTRISRWLVKVPVTPNMVTLVTFLSGLLGAWFVLDGTYWTVLLGAFLFQVSSILDGCDGEVAVLTFRESKYGSWLDTITDNLTYLAFFSAVVWAYAGDSDETVVRSLGIGSVAVVAASILVMYYYLLQTGGSGSLVRFNRAFERHAVGRRRALAARLLNVFRMMSKRDFFTMLLLCFAALGLLNWMFWTVTAGGLVMGLAIFISTGRLLARDRPVMDVST; translated from the coding sequence ATGAGCAGCGCGACTTCGGCGCTCATCATCGCCGGCGGCGCGGGCGCGCGCCTTCAAACGGTAACCGGTCCGGTGCCCAAACCGCTGTTGAAGCTCTGCGGCGTGCCTTTGATCAAGCGTATCATACTGACGGCCGGCAGGGCCGGCATAACGCGCTTCGTCATCGTAACGGGGTACGAAGCGGACCGCTTTCACGAGACTCTGTCGCATGATTCCGGCCTGGACGGCTGCCGGATCGAATGGGTGCACAACGAACGATGGCACATGCCCAACGGTGTTTCCGTCCTGGCCGCCCGGTCTCTCCTGGCCGAGCCCTTTGTCCTGCTCATGGCGGATCACCTGTTCGAGCAACGGACGCTGGAGCGACTGCTCGAAGAACCGGTCGCCGAAGGGGAGTGTCTGCTCGCCGTCGACCGGAAAATCGAAACCGTGTACGACCTGGACGACGCCACCAAGGTGGAGGTGCGTGAAGACAGGGTGGTCCGAATCGACAAGGAACTTCGGGAGTACAACGCGGTCGACACCGGCATGTTCCATTGTACGCCGGCCCTGTTCGACGCCCTCGAAGCCGTGGACGGCCCCGGGGGGTGCGCGTTGAGCGACGGCATCCGGGCGCTGGCCGGGGAAGGAAGGATGCGCGCCTTCGACATCGGCGAGGGTTTCTGGCAGGACGTCGATACGCCCGAAATGCTGGCGCACGGTGAAAAGGCCCTGATCAGGCGTCTCGTGAAGCCCACCGACGGCTGGGTTGCCCGGTATGTCAACAGGCCGGTTTCGACCCGCATCAGCCGATGGCTGGTCAAGGTGCCGGTCACCCCCAACATGGTCACCCTGGTCACGTTTCTTTCCGGCCTGCTCGGAGCCTGGTTCGTGCTGGACGGCACCTACTGGACGGTGCTGCTGGGCGCCTTTCTTTTCCAGGTTTCGTCCATTCTCGACGGATGCGACGGGGAGGTGGCCGTCCTGACCTTCCGCGAATCGAAATACGGGTCGTGGCTCGACACGATCACGGACAACCTGACCTACCTGGCGTTCTTTTCCGCCGTGGTCTGGGCTTACGCGGGCGACTCCGATGAGACCGTGGTCCGGTCTCTGGGGATAGGGTCCGTCGCCGTCGTGGCCGCGTCGATCCTCGTGATGTACTACTATCTGCTGCAGACCGGCGGGAGCGGCAGTCTCGTACGGTTCAACCGGGCCTTCGAGCGGCATGCCGTCGGCCGGCGCCGCGCCCTGGCCGCCCGGCTGCTCAACGTGTTCCGGATGATGAGTAAGAGAGACTTCTTTACCATGCTGTTGCTGTGCTTCGCCGCGCTGGGACTCCTGAACTGGATGTTCTGGACCGTTACGGCCGGCGGCCTGGTCATGGGCCTCGCCATATTCATTTCGACGGGCCGGCTGCTGGCGCGGGACCGGCCGGTTATGGATGTGAGCACATGA
- a CDS encoding M56 family metallopeptidase, which produces MTDPGYAITLFDRLGRGVVDLLWLPSLEALILGVLVWALLLLNPGCPPRIRHFLWLLVLAKLIFSVVLPWPGPFEIPWAPVVHAAGPAPGGRYFLETYIYAGTGLAWIAIAGLGVIRVVSAVIMLTRRKRRAVPVTVLRVRASFDSCLAELGLKRKVALRVSDEFEGPALIAVGRPVVVIPSWCILELSDAELRQVLLHELAHYARRDHLTVVLVQFARIFFFFHPAVWYATRRIDIEAERACDAAVVRVSSHPERYASTLLKVAGGKVRTHWQAVLELARSASVVAIRIRDLLGSAVSQKQSALFSLLAVGFCTLIAVMPLFHSDLNAPVSLGGLVSPVSPIGPDGSHEAVGPVDLVGPARLAGSVDMPAAARTGGIIAGPEPRRIEPVPSRPEHGAVESGGLDSPAGLVERRTDSVARNDFPRIMVDGRPAPRRSTAAMMIRPNAGYSSGAFEPVGHQGISPAAPGPSVAALVPDRPRSAGNRLRQGRIEVQGVGQTGNALFDPATVSLSAGYFLTPTHQFGGVFSIHRPDDTEAFDDAGRSPGVSYTGNLLRARKLAGFGSTSLRRDVLEVQEEEQADRITRIGAFYRYNLTVPGGSFTPFFGCGTGLEIRPQNRHMAMVDAGVGMRYFWERHVAMVVQAAYRKELDVISRPLYPEMTLGFSAIF; this is translated from the coding sequence ATGACTGACCCGGGCTACGCAATCACGCTCTTCGACCGGTTGGGCCGCGGGGTCGTGGACCTGTTGTGGCTGCCAAGCCTGGAAGCGTTGATCCTGGGCGTTCTGGTCTGGGCGTTGCTTTTATTGAACCCGGGCTGTCCGCCCAGGATCAGGCATTTCCTCTGGCTGCTGGTACTGGCTAAACTGATATTCTCCGTCGTGCTGCCCTGGCCGGGTCCGTTCGAGATCCCGTGGGCGCCCGTGGTACACGCCGCAGGACCCGCCCCGGGCGGTCGCTACTTCCTGGAAACCTATATCTATGCCGGTACGGGACTGGCCTGGATCGCCATTGCCGGTCTCGGAGTGATCCGAGTCGTATCCGCGGTCATCATGCTGACGCGGAGAAAGCGCAGGGCCGTTCCGGTCACCGTCCTCCGGGTACGCGCGTCGTTCGACAGTTGCCTGGCCGAATTGGGATTGAAGCGTAAGGTGGCCTTGCGGGTCTCGGACGAGTTTGAAGGACCCGCGCTGATCGCCGTGGGGCGGCCTGTCGTCGTGATCCCCTCATGGTGCATCCTGGAACTTTCCGACGCGGAACTCAGACAGGTCCTGCTTCATGAATTGGCGCACTACGCCCGGCGGGACCACCTGACGGTCGTCCTGGTACAGTTCGCCAGGATCTTCTTTTTCTTCCATCCGGCGGTCTGGTACGCTACACGCCGAATCGATATCGAAGCGGAACGGGCCTGCGACGCAGCCGTCGTCCGTGTATCCAGTCATCCGGAGCGCTACGCTTCCACCCTGCTGAAGGTTGCCGGGGGCAAGGTCCGGACGCACTGGCAGGCGGTCCTCGAACTGGCGAGGTCGGCCTCCGTGGTAGCCATACGTATCCGGGACCTGCTCGGTTCGGCGGTGAGCCAGAAGCAAAGTGCCCTCTTCTCCTTGCTGGCCGTCGGTTTCTGTACGCTGATCGCGGTTATGCCCCTGTTCCATTCCGATTTGAATGCGCCGGTCAGCCTGGGCGGCTTGGTCAGCCCGGTCAGCCCGATCGGTCCGGACGGCTCGCACGAGGCAGTCGGTCCAGTCGACCTGGTCGGCCCTGCCCGCCTGGCTGGCTCGGTCGATATGCCTGCCGCCGCGCGGACTGGCGGTATCATCGCCGGGCCGGAACCCCGCCGGATCGAGCCGGTCCCGTCCCGGCCGGAGCATGGCGCCGTGGAATCCGGCGGATTGGATTCTCCGGCCGGCTTGGTTGAGCGCAGGACGGATTCGGTCGCCCGTAATGATTTTCCCAGGATCATGGTCGATGGCCGGCCCGCGCCGCGCAGGTCCACGGCTGCCATGATGATCAGACCGAACGCCGGTTACTCAAGCGGGGCTTTCGAGCCCGTGGGACACCAGGGTATAAGCCCCGCCGCCCCCGGACCTTCCGTTGCCGCGCTCGTGCCGGATCGACCCCGGTCCGCGGGGAACAGGCTCAGGCAGGGACGTATCGAGGTGCAGGGTGTGGGCCAGACGGGTAACGCTTTGTTCGATCCGGCCACCGTCTCCCTGAGCGCCGGTTACTTCCTTACGCCCACCCACCAGTTCGGCGGCGTGTTTTCCATCCACCGGCCGGATGATACGGAGGCGTTTGACGATGCCGGGCGGTCTCCCGGCGTTTCATACACCGGCAATCTGCTTCGGGCCAGGAAACTGGCCGGTTTCGGCAGCACGTCCCTGCGCAGGGACGTGCTTGAAGTCCAGGAAGAAGAGCAGGCCGACCGGATTACCCGAATCGGGGCTTTCTATCGCTACAATCTTACCGTCCCGGGCGGATCCTTCACACCCTTCTTCGGCTGCGGCACCGGCCTGGAGATCAGACCGCAAAACCGCCACATGGCCATGGTCGACGCCGGGGTAGGGATGCGTTACTTCTGGGAACGGCACGTCGCCATGGTGGTACAGGCGGCCTACCGGAAGGAACTGGATGTCATCTCCCGTCCTCTTTACCCGGAGATGACCTTGGGCTTTTCCGCAATCTTCTAG
- a CDS encoding BlaI/MecI/CopY family transcriptional regulator: MARKKLSSLTDLEIDIMNVVWRLRRATVRQIVDSLRDQRPLAYTTVQTVLSILTQKGVVRHSREGRAFVYTAIVKPEGVRQEVITAVVDKLFAGSPQSLVLHLIESDALTAEEAESLRNLLDRLASEASDD; encoded by the coding sequence ATGGCCAGAAAGAAGCTGTCTTCGCTGACGGACCTGGAAATCGACATCATGAATGTCGTCTGGCGCCTGAGGCGGGCGACGGTGCGCCAGATCGTCGATTCGCTTCGAGACCAGCGTCCCCTGGCGTACACGACCGTTCAGACGGTCCTGTCCATACTCACCCAGAAGGGCGTAGTGCGGCATAGCCGCGAAGGTCGGGCCTTCGTATACACCGCCATCGTGAAGCCGGAAGGCGTGCGCCAGGAAGTCATAACGGCGGTCGTGGACAAATTGTTCGCCGGATCGCCGCAGTCCCTGGTGCTGCACCTGATCGAATCGGACGCGTTGACCGCGGAAGAAGCCGAAAGCCTGCGCAATCTGCTGGACCGGTTGGCCTCGGAGGCATCGGATGACTGA
- a CDS encoding class I SAM-dependent methyltransferase encodes MSGQSGLMYRVRGFFSLRIRKDFNFRRVQETVPALRWLRPGRDERILDIGCGEGTYDYRIALRGARIFGFDLNRDQLRRAAVCHKTPSTGFFCADAGAFPLRSGQFDTVISLCVFEHLPDDRQTLLEMWRVLRPGGRILLTLDSLSLEGIGKAWRDEHRELHAVRQFYTYPKVGSLLESCGFKLERYRYLLRSSPDLALIRLSYATERMHAIPAAVTRLGLVSIGRMVSAAFNLFTRNHRGWTLLIEASRMTSRPASSPS; translated from the coding sequence ATGAGCGGACAGAGCGGGCTGATGTACCGGGTTCGGGGTTTTTTCTCCCTCCGGATCAGAAAGGACTTCAATTTCCGCAGGGTCCAGGAAACGGTCCCGGCGTTGCGCTGGCTGAGGCCGGGCCGGGACGAGCGCATCCTCGATATCGGCTGCGGAGAGGGGACCTATGATTACCGGATCGCCTTGCGGGGTGCCCGGATTTTCGGCTTCGATCTGAACCGGGACCAGTTGCGCCGTGCCGCGGTCTGTCACAAGACGCCCTCTACGGGCTTCTTCTGCGCCGATGCCGGCGCGTTCCCCCTCCGCTCGGGCCAGTTCGACACGGTCATCAGCCTGTGTGTCTTCGAGCATCTGCCCGACGACCGGCAAACGCTGCTGGAGATGTGGCGCGTACTGCGGCCCGGAGGACGCATCCTGTTGACGCTGGACAGCCTGAGCCTCGAGGGAATCGGCAAGGCGTGGCGCGACGAGCACCGGGAACTCCACGCCGTCCGGCAGTTCTACACGTACCCGAAGGTCGGGTCTTTGCTCGAGTCGTGTGGATTCAAACTGGAAAGATACCGATACCTGCTTCGTTCCAGTCCGGACCTGGCGCTGATCCGGCTGAGTTATGCCACGGAGCGCATGCACGCGATACCGGCGGCAGTGACCCGACTGGGGCTGGTCTCGATCGGCAGGATGGTATCCGCCGCGTTTAACCTGTTCACCCGAAACCACCGGGGATGGACCCTGTTGATCGAAGCAAGCAGGATGACGTCCCGACCGGCGAGTTCCCCGTCATGA
- a CDS encoding UDP-2,3-diacylglucosamine diphosphatase — protein sequence MMEDPVYFISDAHLGIEDYAAEEGRRARLLTFLRSLRGKTRQLYIVGDLFDFWFEYRTVVPRQHYTVLHALSSLVESGVRVIYLAGNHDFWLGTFLNEQVGVETADGPLTVTHHGRKIYIAHGHGLISRDLGYRLLAKIMHSAFSIRLFQLIHPDCGFRIGRLVSRLSRRHGTPTAWDPREAYRDLAFSLLDQGYDAVVFGHNHYPTLQHKGDKVYINLGDWLRHDTYGVLRDGEMTLEKHGAAGR from the coding sequence ATGATGGAAGACCCCGTCTACTTCATTTCCGATGCCCACCTGGGGATCGAAGATTACGCGGCGGAGGAAGGTAGAAGAGCGCGCCTGCTGACCTTCCTGCGAAGCCTCCGGGGCAAGACCCGGCAATTGTACATCGTGGGCGATCTGTTCGATTTCTGGTTCGAGTACCGCACTGTCGTGCCGCGCCAGCACTACACGGTGCTGCACGCGCTGAGTTCGCTGGTCGAGAGCGGGGTCCGGGTAATCTACCTTGCCGGCAATCACGATTTCTGGCTGGGTACGTTCCTGAACGAGCAGGTCGGTGTGGAAACGGCCGACGGACCGCTGACCGTCACTCACCACGGCCGGAAGATCTATATCGCCCACGGCCACGGGCTCATATCCAGGGACCTTGGATACCGCCTGCTTGCGAAGATCATGCACAGCGCTTTCAGCATCCGCCTGTTTCAGCTGATTCATCCGGACTGCGGTTTCAGGATCGGCCGCCTGGTATCGCGGTTGAGCAGGCGCCACGGCACACCCACGGCGTGGGACCCGCGGGAAGCCTACCGGGACCTGGCCTTCTCACTGCTCGACCAGGGCTACGACGCAGTGGTCTTCGGGCACAACCACTACCCGACGCTGCAGCATAAGGGGGACAAGGTGTATATCAACCTCGGGGACTGGCTCCGGCACGATACCTATGGCGTGTTGCGCGACGGGGAGATGACCCTGGAGAAGCACGGGGCCGCGGGGAGGTAG
- a CDS encoding oligosaccharide flippase family protein, translated as MTRTREKPVPVRPASDALTIVRGAAVNFIGTLARLTKSVSFIVLTRLFGAEVFGLYMLGWTIVDLVAKVGQFSLDKGLVNFIPRLREDGNTGAIHRTIAQALGVGLLLSAVTGAALFLGAPALAEGLLEKPRLTGMLRLLAVALPLIAVTHIILGVTRAHKVMKYDAMVRGVVEPLVLFGAACALFYWGWRTYGIAAAHLAALACGLLFAVRVFTRFYSWRACLVQLRKLRIVTPLTRFSLPVMGYELVYMVMIRLDVLMVGYFLPAAQVGIYVIAVEIALLTKKVRQWFDPIFSPIVAELNHRNDLRRLEHNLRLVTRWVLTIGVGFLCVVSLIGNELLGLFGPEFGAGFMAMVVLALSQVVYAAMGSGDTVLIMSGRPWLNLVNTVVVVAVNFVLNLWLIPSLGILGAALGTLASFMLLTLIRLFEVYYLFRIHPLAWRLLKPCSAAVLAFGCALLAGSYVPDVPWLRTAALPSIFLAVYLGVLSLLGLEEDDRTVLRRLRGQCGALPFLRKRAA; from the coding sequence ATGACACGTACCCGAGAGAAGCCGGTTCCGGTCCGGCCCGCATCCGACGCACTGACCATCGTCCGGGGCGCGGCCGTCAATTTCATCGGAACGCTGGCGCGACTGACAAAGTCCGTTTCGTTCATCGTCCTTACGCGGTTGTTCGGGGCCGAGGTCTTCGGCCTGTACATGCTCGGGTGGACCATCGTGGACCTCGTGGCAAAGGTCGGTCAGTTCTCGCTGGACAAGGGGCTGGTCAATTTCATCCCGCGTCTGCGCGAGGACGGAAATACGGGTGCCATCCATCGGACCATCGCGCAGGCTTTGGGCGTGGGGTTGCTGCTGAGTGCCGTGACCGGCGCCGCGCTCTTTCTTGGCGCGCCCGCGCTGGCGGAAGGCCTGCTTGAGAAACCCCGGCTTACCGGCATGCTGCGGTTGCTTGCAGTCGCCCTGCCGCTGATCGCCGTGACCCACATCATCCTGGGCGTTACCCGGGCCCACAAGGTCATGAAATACGATGCCATGGTCCGGGGCGTCGTCGAGCCGCTGGTGCTGTTCGGGGCGGCCTGCGCATTGTTCTACTGGGGCTGGCGCACCTATGGCATCGCCGCGGCCCACCTGGCCGCGCTGGCCTGCGGCCTGCTGTTCGCCGTCCGCGTGTTCACCAGGTTCTATTCCTGGCGCGCATGCCTCGTCCAATTGCGCAAACTGCGTATCGTCACCCCGCTGACCCGCTTCTCGCTGCCGGTAATGGGCTACGAGCTAGTCTACATGGTCATGATCCGGCTCGACGTGCTCATGGTCGGCTACTTTCTGCCGGCGGCGCAGGTGGGCATTTACGTGATCGCAGTCGAAATCGCCTTGCTGACCAAGAAGGTCCGCCAGTGGTTCGACCCGATTTTCAGCCCCATCGTCGCCGAACTGAACCACCGGAACGACCTGCGGCGGCTGGAGCACAACCTGCGGCTGGTCACCCGGTGGGTGCTGACCATCGGCGTGGGTTTCCTCTGCGTCGTGTCGTTGATCGGCAATGAACTGCTTGGACTGTTCGGCCCCGAATTCGGCGCCGGGTTCATGGCGATGGTCGTCCTGGCCCTGAGCCAGGTCGTCTACGCCGCCATGGGTTCGGGCGATACCGTGCTCATCATGTCGGGCCGGCCCTGGCTCAACCTCGTCAACACGGTCGTGGTCGTAGCCGTGAATTTCGTTCTGAACCTGTGGCTGATTCCGAGTCTGGGCATCCTGGGCGCCGCCCTGGGAACGCTGGCGTCGTTCATGCTGCTCACGCTGATCCGCCTGTTCGAAGTATATTACCTGTTCCGGATCCATCCTCTGGCCTGGCGCCTTTTGAAGCCCTGCTCCGCCGCGGTCCTCGCCTTCGGATGCGCGTTACTGGCGGGAAGCTACGTGCCCGATGTTCCGTGGCTGCGCACGGCCGCGTTGCCCTCGATCTTCCTGGCCGTCTACCTGGGCGTTCTGAGCCTGCTGGGACTGGAAGAGGATGACCGGACCGTACTCCGGCGCCTGCGTGGGCAATGCGGCGCGCTGCCTTTTCTGAGGAAGAGGGCGGCATAA
- a CDS encoding CDP-alcohol phosphatidyltransferase family protein, giving the protein MKFSVVLFADTDATAAGAARPVYGIPLLERHLRVFASLGARRVSVVGPAPGRGSSVRIDGFDGRWFRELGAVDCVRTDESPARWLPGKDETALVLDAHHLYDPRVLRDLIDGGSNRRAVDQAVRASCRLLVADADLLTELAASWTGSESLWSALDTAPESACSVYDLRDMDPYIVDLRRSLPPFWLVLDSDRKVQQAEMLLIDAAQKGTLDFPAEFIHPPLENVLTKWVSAGPVTPNQVTTLTIVLAFLTTGLLAAGQLASGYLIAGLVIAFIVGVLDGVDGKLARVTVRCTRFGDRYEHILDVVWELTWYWALGWMLSGGGALVGPFVLSTVITLFYLLDKTATGMFKSRQGIELFDCEPVDRFFRRIGARRNTNVLLLLGGTAAGMLEEAFTFVAIWTVITAAFHWTRAIWLMSKPAAADEENRSV; this is encoded by the coding sequence TTGAAATTCAGCGTGGTCTTATTCGCCGATACGGACGCCACCGCGGCCGGAGCCGCGCGGCCGGTTTACGGCATTCCCTTGCTCGAACGGCACCTTAGGGTCTTTGCCTCCCTGGGAGCCCGGCGGGTTTCGGTGGTCGGACCCGCACCCGGGCGGGGATCGAGTGTCCGGATCGACGGGTTTGACGGGCGCTGGTTCCGGGAGCTTGGCGCTGTCGACTGCGTACGGACCGACGAAAGCCCAGCCCGCTGGCTGCCTGGAAAGGACGAAACGGCCCTGGTCCTGGACGCCCATCACCTGTACGATCCCCGCGTATTGCGGGACTTGATCGACGGCGGTTCGAACAGAAGGGCCGTCGATCAGGCGGTCCGGGCATCCTGCAGGCTCCTGGTGGCCGACGCGGATCTGCTTACGGAGCTCGCGGCATCATGGACCGGCTCCGAATCGCTGTGGTCGGCGCTGGACACGGCGCCGGAGTCGGCCTGTTCTGTCTACGATCTCCGCGATATGGATCCCTATATCGTGGATCTCCGCCGCAGCCTGCCCCCCTTTTGGCTGGTCCTCGATTCGGACCGGAAGGTCCAACAGGCGGAAATGCTGTTGATCGACGCCGCGCAGAAGGGTACGCTGGACTTCCCCGCGGAATTCATCCACCCGCCCCTGGAGAACGTGCTTACGAAATGGGTTTCGGCCGGTCCCGTCACGCCCAACCAGGTAACCACTCTCACCATCGTGCTCGCCTTTCTGACTACCGGTCTGCTGGCCGCGGGGCAACTGGCGTCGGGTTACCTGATCGCCGGACTGGTCATCGCCTTCATCGTCGGCGTACTGGACGGAGTCGACGGCAAGCTGGCCCGCGTGACGGTGCGATGCACCCGGTTCGGGGACCGCTACGAACACATCCTGGACGTGGTCTGGGAACTGACCTGGTACTGGGCTCTGGGGTGGATGCTCAGCGGCGGCGGAGCCCTGGTCGGCCCTTTCGTGCTGAGTACCGTGATCACCCTGTTTTATCTGCTTGACAAGACCGCGACGGGGATGTTCAAGTCCAGGCAGGGTATCGAGCTGTTCGACTGCGAACCCGTGGACCGCTTCTTTCGTCGCATCGGCGCCCGGCGAAACACCAACGTCCTCCTGCTGCTGGGAGGTACGGCGGCCGGCATGCTGGAGGAGGCGTTTACCTTCGTGGCCATCTGGACGGTGATCACGGCGGCATTTCACTGGACGCGGGCGATCTGGCTGATGTCGAAGCCCGCGGCAGCTGACGAGGAGAACCGGTCTGTTTAG